The Serinus canaria isolate serCan28SL12 chromosome 8, serCan2020, whole genome shotgun sequence DNA window GTAGGTTATTTTGCAGCTGCTGTCCATTAAACCTCCTCCAGATCACCCTCCTTTGCCCAAGTACAGCTCAGATAACATGAAAGCAGCAAGACAGTGAGAGGCATAGGAAGGTGTGtgtgctgtcccagctgagGAGGAATGGACTGCTGCAGAGAAACCTCTGAGACCTGCCCTCATGTTAGGTCTGACACTAGCAGTTGCAGGGCTGACCTGTGTGAATGAAGGTGTGTTTCTTCATATCAGATTTCTGGTGGAACCGCTTCCCACAGTACTGGCACGGATAGGGTCGTGTGTCTGAGTGGATGAGCAGGTGGGTCGAGAGAGTAGAAGATCTCTTAAAACTCTTGCCACAAATCTTACAATCAAAGCTGCGTTCCTGCAGAGAGATGATCACAGACACACACATCACACCAATGATCCCATTAGCAACAAACTGCCCAGCAGCATATGTGTGTTGCCCCTTCTGCATTAGCAAGAACTTACACTCCTCCAGGGAGCTGGACTGGCCTACACAGATGATAACACTGGCTTGAAAGCAGCACCACATGATAAAAAAGATAATGCATCCTCTCCTAGTGCTGTGCACTACTAAAATTTAATTGAACAGCTTTTCCTGCCAGCAGGAATGGCCAGGTGGGAGCAACCCCAATGGACTGGGCAGAGTCTGCCAACACACTTTATCAGAGGCCTGAGACACAATCACTCTACTGGGAAGCCcaacagctgcagcactgtTCGGAGGCCACCTCTCCACTGTACACAGGAAAGCGAGTGCCAAGGGCTGCTTGGGTCTCTTGGGAAATCCCTCTGGTAGACTGAGTTCTGGCGTGGTAACAACTAACTGCTTTTTTTAGTTCCATTAAAATTCAAGTGGAAGGTATGTAGAGCACCTGGGACAAACAGCTTTTCAGCTTACTACTTTAGCATATAAAACCAAATACATGAAGACCTTACTATCTTTCACCTCTCCCTCACACGCTCCTCTCCATCAGTTTCTTATACCACACATCATCTCTTCTTTACATCCCTCCACTTCAATTGCACTTTCCTCTTCCTACTTTGCTTTCTTCAAAACTTTCACAGAATCACCTTCTTTATTTGGCTTTTAATGCATTCTCCCCAAAATGTGTCCCCTCCATGGACACATTATGCTGCTCTTTTCACCACTGTTTCATGGATAATTAAATATCTCCCTTCATTGTGTGCTCTGCTGGTTGCACACTCACAAAATTATAAAGAGTAAAAAAACATAACTGTAACTCTATCCTCCTAAAGTCAATCTGAAGAAGGAAGATTTGCTGGGTCAAgtgggtggggaaggggaaataaGGCATGGTATCAGCAGGTGGAAAATGTTACAAGTCCTCCTACCAAAATTAACCACCATATTCTTTTGGTGTGTGACTCAGTGTGTCGAGACCGGTGAAGTCAGTGCCCTATACCTGAATGGTCGTTTAGATGTTCCCTGCACTGACAAAAATTACTACAAACAAGGGAAGACTCACTTCTTTGTGGGAGGAGAAAGAATGAGGAGTGCTTTATCAGAAGAAAGCACACTGAGTTGCTttagctgttaaaaaaatagCCAATGTCTGCATTACAATTTCCAGCTCTGAGAGTGAACATCTATTATTTTCTGTTACTTCTTGAGTGCCAGAAGTGCCCATTGCTTAATACAGACTACCCATGCAAGGTCTGAAGAATGGAAACAAAGCCTGTGTTCTTTAATTACCTGATAGCTCCTTTGCACGCTAACTAGCCACCCTTTCCTCTGATTGTCACCATATTCTTCGCCTACAActgccctctgcagctctcccacgttctcttcccctcctcagtATAGGTCCCTACCTCCTTGCCTTGTATTTGCCTTTGTGgcctccccagccagcagaaTAGAGCAGCTGGCCCTGGCCCCCAGCCATCCATCCTAGCAGCCTGCCTGCTCTCACCTGCGAGTGCACagccttgtgctgctccaggctgactGCATGGCCGAAGGTCTTGCCACACATGTCACAGGCAAAGGGCCTCGTGCCACTGTGTGAGCGGCGCACGTGTACCTCAAGGCCATGTGGTGTGGAGAAGACCTGAGAAAATAGAGTACACAGTGTCAAGGTTGTCAGGGAGAAAGGGCTGGGGGGGAGTAATATCCAGTGTGGGAGAAAGGGATCCCTACCTTGCTGCACTTGACACACTTGTAAGAGCCAGTGCTGATGAGCAGTGGGCGGCACAAGAGGTCAGACTCCACTTTGATGCCACCTGgccccttctcctgctgcagtccAGGCTGCGTTTCAGCATAGagtccaggagctgctgctggcggCCGCTCAAACAGCCCCGGGCCCGGGGAGCTGAAGTCACCATACAGTCCCAGGGAAGAGCTACACTCGGCACCATAGAGGGCGGGCTCCGAGCCTCGGTCGCAGaagagccccagggctgaggtCCGCTCCAGCGTCGGGCAGGGCCTGTAGCTTTGCACAAGGTGCCTGAGCTCGGAGCCACCCAGGCTGTTCCACATGTACGGTTTGAAGGGCACCGAGAAAGGGGGTGCTTCATCTAGGGATGGACACACAGATCTCTCTGAGGCTGTGGAAACACAAGGGCACAGGAATTGGTGTGCTTCACAATTCATGCTATCATAAGGCAGAACAGTCTCAGCACCTAGGCTTATGTCTAGAGCCTGACCCCTGTACTGTACTGTGGGGCTGCCCTTTCATCTCAATGGGAGGACATTTTATATTGCTTATTTGGATCTGAGTGTCCAGTACTAACTTCTTACCCAATGTCCCAGCCAAATTATTTAAAGCCAGCACCAATTTTGTCTGCCTCCATCTCTGGGTACCTCTTGTGTACACACTGATCTGACTAGCAAGACTCTAAACAACTCAGTCTGCAACTTCCTATAGTTTTATCTGCAGCTTCTTAGAAACATATCCCAAGATGGGCATCAAAGCTGACAGTTCACATGTTAAACTCTGATGGagatcacacacacagacacacattatatatatgtgtgcatatataaCATTACAGAGGTGCCAGACAGAGCAAATGTGCTGAGATTTACCTGggcaacaaaataaagaaactttGTTGCACAATTTAATGCCCAAATCTAGTCTCTCAATTTCATGCCACAACTGACCATAACTATACTACATCATAACATAAATAAGTAACAGCTTCTGAGATGCTTGCATGTTATGTTtcactttttcagaaaaaaaattacttatctgaaagaaaatcatGGTTGTTTCAGATTGCTCTGAGGTTCTCCATATAAAAAAATTGAGTCCACCCAAAACACAGTGCTTTGTAAAATCATTGGGACAGGCCACACCAAAACCTGAAGACACAAACCCATTTTCCTAGCAGTTGTAATCAAAACAAATTTCCACCAGGGCAAGCTCAAATGGCTTCAGCAGGCTCTAAGAGGCTTGTCTTCAGCTGTGGCATCTGACCAATGTAGTGGGCACGAGTCACACttgggagcccagagcagagtcTTATCCAATGGCAGAAGCACAGCCCTTGAGAGGAATCTCTAAAGGCACTACTGCTTAAGGAGCCTCACATGGAGGAAAGCACAACTGGGATGGAACATGAGGCACCAGACCTCAAGTGTCTGCCAGAGATGCTGATTAATGCCTGAGGTGCACTGCTTTCACTCCTTATCAtaagaggcagcagcactgggagagtCAAATGTCTCCACTGGACAACAGTTTTAGTGAGCCAAGGAAGAGATGAATCAATTAACTACTGAAATGCTGATGCCTTCATAGAGATATTGGCTTCCCTTATAGCTTGGGCTTCCAGAGTAACCTCCTCTAACCAGAAACTTGTCCACCCACAATGAACCTCTTACTTATTCATGTCAGCTCCCACAACTTTTTCAGCCCTTAAAAAACCAAGATAAATGGGGGTGGACTAGGCAAGGAAGGCACAATGTGTTAGGCTATCCATTTGTATAGGCAAGTTGTCACTGAGGGGTTACAGAAGGCAGTAGGAAATGAGGTTAAAATTGAGTTTGAATGACTTTTTCCTATCTTTTACATAATTTCAGATGTTGACAGTCTCAAATTCTTCCACTGAAATTAGCAATCTTTTGGTTGGAAATATATGCACACATACCAGCTGGGACATTTGAAGAGAGTGATGAAATCAAATTAGCTGACATGGTGTTCAGCATgatttttcctgttctgcacTGACTGCAAAGTTGTGGTCAGCATCGCATCATCTATCTTGTGTCTTTGCAACCAGTTTCAGTGTTGCCATCTCTCATGATTTTATCACAAAATTCAAACCTATCTTAAAGTCCCAGCTCTTGAAATAGCATGATTTCATCAGGccctcagctttgcttttgtttgttcttgttataattttttttttttccttttaaagtcaACTTATAGCTCAAATGGTaagaaaagcatgaaaacatAAACCCTCAATATTTCAACACTAGAACTGAATATCCATAAGGTATTACTTACAATCTTGATTTCTGAGCCAGCTCATTGAGTGAGAGGGAACGCTGACCTGATTTTTGAGCCCTTGGAATTGGCAATACAGTATACAGTGAACATTGCACCACAGATCAGTTTGCATGCAATGTTCCTTCCATCACCTCACATGCTTTAGAGCCCTCTCAAGCACAAATGCAGGTTATTTCCTCACAGTATACTCAGGCTATTCAAGCCCAGTGGCAAAGCAACCTCCAAACTCTGCTCTCCCACACTGCAAGGCATTTCTGTATGTGCCTCTTCTCCACAGCATCTAGGGGGgagcagagacacagagaaatattctccctctttttcctggaaattctGTGCAGCCATTATAGAGATTACAtctgggagggaaaaaatcagTGCTTGTTTTTGAAGGCGAGACAAGCTCAACCTTAAATTGTTGGGAGCAGATTGATATGCACAGCAAAAAAAGATTGGAGCATCCTCTTACACAAAACACCACATTTCTGCACAAGTCCATTATACCCAGGAAAagtctttctccttctgcagcatCAACAGGCTCATCAGGAGCTACTAATACTGCTGCACTGAGCTCCCACCTTCTGCATATGCACATGCGTGTGATTACACACATGTAGAAAGTGAGATTAAATAAAGTGATTTGCATTGATGGAGTTAACAGGTATTATGCCCGTGTGTTGTATGACTGCCTAtatcagcagcacagcaaaaagacaaaagagaaataaatacagctttCACTGCATATTGAGGTGCAACCTGCACCTATGTTCACTTCTAGAGATACAGGAGTGGTAGTACTACTCAACACACATGCCTTCAGCATGATTGAGAACCATTATTTTtcacctgctctgcctggcaaaGCACAAAAGTTGTGCCCCATCCAAACACAATTGTAGGAACACAATCTTTTACCACTGCATCTTGCAGAAGTGACCTAGAAACAAATTCCGGCTTTGCACTGAATCTAACAAAGCAGCTGgaaggcagaggggctggaggaggtgagCTGTGGGAGGAAGCCAAACTATCTAATCCTGTTTCCACTGCCTTCATCATTAATATAACAGCATCTCTCTATATGCACTGAGATTCATTTAATAAAGCTCTTACCTACCTGGGAGTATaccttcccaaacctcctgTGAATGGGGATCAGACAGCCCCAGGATTGCCCACCCCACCCTAAAGAATCTTGATCTGGGGACATCATCCTCACTTTGTAAAGTTatcttccctggacagcctgatGGATGGCCAGAAGCTGATGAATCCCACAGTGAGGAAAGAAATGAgatggaaggaggaaaaggcagagcagacctGATAAAATATCTGCTCTAGTTTACATCTATCTTTTTGACACACCGTGAAAACGGTCTGTTTCCTGTGCAGAAATTGTAGTTATttgggaaaggaggagcaggaaaaattCTTTAGAACAAAAATTACACACATTGCTACAGTCTGTGCAGAAATATTACCAGAAGAGTAATGTAACAATGCTGCATTTGGTCTGGTGTGTCATTTGCACAGACTGAAAGTGTCCTGTGGCTGATGCTGGACAGCGTTTTGAATGTCCCCATAACAGAGCTTAGCACTCTTGAAAGAAGATGaggctttaaaaatgcaaattcaaatCATTACAATTAGCCATTCATATGCATGGACTTTGTAAAGACGAAGTGGGAAAGGGTGGCAAACCGGGACTAAGTATTTTTTTGCTGGCGTGTGCTGTCAGTCGGTAAGGCTGACACAATTTTTCCTTCATCAAGACAAAAATTGTCCTTTTTCCAGCTGTCTCTTTTATTCGAGTCAATAAGAAgtggttttatatatatatatatatatatacacacatatttttGTTCTAAAACGACACCATTGTATTTTTAAACGAGATATGTAtttgtgccaggctggggacagcgtCTTCCACTGCTCCAGCCACATCAAAGGCAGGACAAGAGAGTTAGAGACAGGCGCTGCAGCCATAAGTGTGAGTTTCCTGGATTTGGGGTGTTTAAATCTGACCatcattgttttttttttccctctggtttttacaaatgtgtttttagaaaagaaaaataaacatttaaaaaacccaaaccaaacaaaaatgcaaagaaacaaaaacacaaaacaaacaaaaaaaaaaccacccaaccAAATAGCAAAAGAAAGGGCATTAGGAATATGTCTAGCAGGTTgtacaaaacacaaaatcagCTCTGTTTACTGCAGGTATATAAATTGTCTGTACTGTctaaaaagactgaaaaactCTGTGTAGGCACAACCCTGTAGGAGAATGCTAGGACCTTTTAAACATAACCTGGCTTGCCTCTAACAATTAATCACAAATCAAAAAATAACACCCCATGTCATGACAACTTTCCTGCTCTAGCctgtcacctgctgctccttcagcagcaccaTTCGGGCTGGAAAAGCAACCCGAAAGAGGGAACCCGAAAACGAGTGGAAGGAACAGATTCTGGCAAATCTGGGGGgaaagtaataattttaaaaaaggacagCAAATCCGTCCCTTATACTCGTTTGTGGTGGTGGCGCATAGCCATGAGATGCATGGTCCACTGCCCCACGGCACGGGCACGGACATGCTGCCGAACCCTCACTGAGCGCTGCTCGCCTCGTTCCTACCTGGCGAGACGGAGGGCGAAGGAGGTCTCCAGAAATCCTCGAACTCGGATACTCTGTCACAAACACTGCCCTCGCAGCTGGGCGCTGACTCGGAGGTGCCATCGGCAGCTTCAGTGAGGTGGGATTCCGGGGAAAACCGCCCCCGGGAAGGCTCCGGATCGGGCAGGGCGGTGCGGCACAGCTCCGTGTCCTCGGGGATCTTGCAGGGGTCTGCAGGgcaaaggaggagagagaattCTTCAGTGTGGGTCTGTGGTGGGAGCCAGCCACCTCCCGCGCGGCCCGCTCCCACCAAGGTTTGATGCCCGACTCTCTCCAAGCCCGCGTCAGCCCCTCCGGCGTCCCGCAGGGGCTGCTGAGCGACCGCCCGGTGCCGAGAGCACCGAGGTGATGTCGGGCGGGTGGGCAGTCTCCGAGTGAGGATGCGACAGAGGGACTCCTACCTGCACAGATCTGGGCTAGCACCGTCTCCAGCCGCAGGCTGTAGTCCTCGTCAGCGGAGCGAGGCTGGTGGTAGCTATGCGCTTTCTTGCTCTTTACTAGGAAGGACCTCGGCATGGTGGGGTGCTGTCACGGCCGGCGCGGCCGCGCTCCCTCTCTAAGCGCCGGgcacggcggcggcggcgggcgtCACCCCCGAAACTCCttcggggcggcggcggggagaCGACCTGCGGAAAGGCGACGCGCCCGCCGGTGAGGCCGGGGGCGCCGGCAAGGAGGGGCCGCTCGCTAGGGGCGGCGTGCCAGGTGGCAGCGCGCAGGTGGCTCCGGCCaccgcccccagccccactcgCCTCGCCCCCTCTTCCAGGAGTGCAGATAACTCAGCCTCCAACCACCACCAGCCAACGCCTTTTacccccac harbors:
- the GFI1 gene encoding zinc finger protein Gfi-1, producing MPRSFLVKSKKAHSYHQPRSADEDYSLRLETVLAQICADPCKIPEDTELCRTALPDPEPSRGRFSPESHLTEAADGTSESAPSCEGSVCDRVSEFEDFWRPPSPSVSPASERSVCPSLDEAPPFSVPFKPYMWNSLGGSELRHLVQSYRPCPTLERTSALGLFCDRGSEPALYGAECSSSLGLYGDFSSPGPGLFERPPAAAPGLYAETQPGLQQEKGPGGIKVESDLLCRPLLISTGSYKCVKCSKVFSTPHGLEVHVRRSHSGTRPFACDMCGKTFGHAVSLEQHKAVHSQERSFDCKICGKSFKRSSTLSTHLLIHSDTRPYPCQYCGKRFHQKSDMKKHTFIHTGEKPHKCQVCGKAFSQSSNLITHSRKHTGFKPFGCDLCGKGFQRKVDLRRHRETQHGLK